From Nymphalis io chromosome 12, ilAglIoxx1.1, whole genome shotgun sequence, a single genomic window includes:
- the LOC126772339 gene encoding 5'-3' exonuclease PLD3-like isoform X4 translates to MTVLESGSVGNASSSDEELEQWEQIFMMRDENGNSYNDKRKKRSIWCRPSCIPVSIVIVLIVLVVLVPLLDQPNIAHVLPTIAHVDLHCSDECRLSLVESIPEGHMYPPNATHMPTKNAWLDLIDEAQKSIEIASFYWTLRFNEEYPYNSSIEGEQVFQALLAAGTKRNIDLKIAQNWPTKANPNIDTEYLVKKKAAQVRSLNFSKLLGGGVLHTKFWIVDRQHFYIGSANMDWRSLTQVKELGILAYNCSCLATDLGKIFDVYWSLGAADAVVPDSWPSELSTDINMQHQINISDGNSTFGAYITSSPPPLSPTGRTNDDDAIVDIIHSAEEFIYIAVMDYGPALEYAPKLKFWPKIDDAIRRAALEARVRVRMLISWWRHSQPAEDHFLASLAALANAYPRVDIQVRRFIVPSTPAQDKIPMARVNHNKYMVTERTAYVGTSNWYGDYFVDTTGAALVCGRSALHDRLRAVFERDWASPYAVPLRAL, encoded by the exons ATG acTGTGCTAGAATCAGGGAGTGTGGGGAACGCGTCGTCATCTGATGAGGAGTTGGAGCAGTGGGAGCAGATATTCATGATGAGAGATGAAAATGGAAATAGTTACAATGATAA aagaAAGAAGCGAAGTATATGGTGCAGACCGTCATGCATCCCAGTGTCGATAGTCATAGTTTTAATAGTGCTAGTTGTACTGGTCCCACTGCTTGATCAGCCAAACATTGCACATGTATTGCCGACCATTGCTCATGTTGATTTGCATTGCTCAGATGAATGTAG GTTATCTTTAGTGGAGAGTATACCAGAAGGTCACATGTATCCTCCAAACGCAACTCATATGCCAACTAAAAACGCTTGGTTAGATTTGATAGATGAAGCTCAAAAATCAATAGAAATTGCCTCTTTCTATTGGACCCTTAGGTTTAATGAAGAGTATCCCTATAATTCTTCTATAGag GGTGAACAAGTTTTCCAAGCATTACTTGCGGCTGGTACGAAGagaaatatagatttaaaaattgcTCAAAACTGGCCCACAAAGGCAAATCCTAATATAGATACTGAATACTTAGTTAAGAAAAAGGCAGCACAG GTGAGGAGCCTGAACTTCTCTAAGCTGCTGGGCGGTGGGGTGCTGCACACCAAGTTTTGGATCGTGGACCGACAGCACTTCTACATCGGCAGCGCCAACATGGACTGGAGGTCGCTCACACAG GTGAAGGAGTTAGGCATTTTAGCATACAACTGCTCCTGTCTGGCGACCGACTTGGGGAAGATATTTGAT GTGTATTGGAGCCTGGGCGCGGCGGACGCAGTCGTACCGGACAGCTGGCCATCCGAGCTCAGCACAGACATCAACATGCAGCACCAAATCAACATATCTGATGGGAACAGTACTTTTGGAGCGTACATAAct AGTTCACCGCCGCCCTTAAGTCCCACCGGTCGAACCAACGACGACGATGCAATCGTTGACATCATTCACTCAGCCGAGGAGTTCATCTACATCGCCGTAATGGACTACGGACCGGCACTGGAGTATGCGCCCAAACTTAA aTTTTGGCCCAAAATCGACGACGCGATACGTCGCGCGGCGCTGGAGGCgcgcgtgcgcgtgcgcatGCTGATCAGTTGGTGGCGACACTCGCAGCCCGCGGAGGACCACTTCCTCGCCTCGCTGGCCGCGCTCGCCAACGCCTACCCGCGCGTCGACATTCAGGTG CGCCGTTTCATCGTGCCGTCGACGCCGGCGCAGGACAAGATCCCGATGGCGCGCGTCAACCACAACAAGTACATGGTGACGGAGCGCACCGCGTATGTGGGCACGTCCAACTGGTACGGCGACTACTTCGTGGACACGACGGGCGCGGCGCTGGTGTGCGGGCGCAGCGCGCTGCACGACCGCCTGCGCGCCGTGTTCGAGCGCGACTGGGCCTCGCCCTATGCCGTGCCGCTGCGTGCCTTATAG
- the LOC126772339 gene encoding 5'-3' exonuclease PLD3-like isoform X2, whose protein sequence is MVILISPFKGIRDKIRTVLESGSVGNASSSDEELEQWEQIFMMRDENGNSYNDKRKKRSIWCRPSCIPVSIVIVLIVLVVLVPLLDQPNIAHVLPTIAHVDLHCSDECRLSLVESIPEGHMYPPNATHMPTKNAWLDLIDEAQKSIEIASFYWTLRFNEEYPYNSSIEGEQVFQALLAAGTKRNIDLKIAQNWPTKANPNIDTEYLVKKKAAQVRSLNFSKLLGGGVLHTKFWIVDRQHFYIGSANMDWRSLTQVKELGILAYNCSCLATDLGKIFDVYWSLGAADAVVPDSWPSELSTDINMQHQINISDGNSTFGAYITSSPPPLSPTGRTNDDDAIVDIIHSAEEFIYIAVMDYGPALEYAPKLKFWPKIDDAIRRAALEARVRVRMLISWWRHSQPAEDHFLASLAALANAYPRVDIQVRRFIVPSTPAQDKIPMARVNHNKYMVTERTAYVGTSNWYGDYFVDTTGAALVCGRSALHDRLRAVFERDWASPYAVPLRAL, encoded by the exons atGGTGATATTAATTTCACCCTTTAAGGGTATAAGAGATAAAATAAga acTGTGCTAGAATCAGGGAGTGTGGGGAACGCGTCGTCATCTGATGAGGAGTTGGAGCAGTGGGAGCAGATATTCATGATGAGAGATGAAAATGGAAATAGTTACAATGATAA aagaAAGAAGCGAAGTATATGGTGCAGACCGTCATGCATCCCAGTGTCGATAGTCATAGTTTTAATAGTGCTAGTTGTACTGGTCCCACTGCTTGATCAGCCAAACATTGCACATGTATTGCCGACCATTGCTCATGTTGATTTGCATTGCTCAGATGAATGTAG GTTATCTTTAGTGGAGAGTATACCAGAAGGTCACATGTATCCTCCAAACGCAACTCATATGCCAACTAAAAACGCTTGGTTAGATTTGATAGATGAAGCTCAAAAATCAATAGAAATTGCCTCTTTCTATTGGACCCTTAGGTTTAATGAAGAGTATCCCTATAATTCTTCTATAGag GGTGAACAAGTTTTCCAAGCATTACTTGCGGCTGGTACGAAGagaaatatagatttaaaaattgcTCAAAACTGGCCCACAAAGGCAAATCCTAATATAGATACTGAATACTTAGTTAAGAAAAAGGCAGCACAG GTGAGGAGCCTGAACTTCTCTAAGCTGCTGGGCGGTGGGGTGCTGCACACCAAGTTTTGGATCGTGGACCGACAGCACTTCTACATCGGCAGCGCCAACATGGACTGGAGGTCGCTCACACAG GTGAAGGAGTTAGGCATTTTAGCATACAACTGCTCCTGTCTGGCGACCGACTTGGGGAAGATATTTGAT GTGTATTGGAGCCTGGGCGCGGCGGACGCAGTCGTACCGGACAGCTGGCCATCCGAGCTCAGCACAGACATCAACATGCAGCACCAAATCAACATATCTGATGGGAACAGTACTTTTGGAGCGTACATAAct AGTTCACCGCCGCCCTTAAGTCCCACCGGTCGAACCAACGACGACGATGCAATCGTTGACATCATTCACTCAGCCGAGGAGTTCATCTACATCGCCGTAATGGACTACGGACCGGCACTGGAGTATGCGCCCAAACTTAA aTTTTGGCCCAAAATCGACGACGCGATACGTCGCGCGGCGCTGGAGGCgcgcgtgcgcgtgcgcatGCTGATCAGTTGGTGGCGACACTCGCAGCCCGCGGAGGACCACTTCCTCGCCTCGCTGGCCGCGCTCGCCAACGCCTACCCGCGCGTCGACATTCAGGTG CGCCGTTTCATCGTGCCGTCGACGCCGGCGCAGGACAAGATCCCGATGGCGCGCGTCAACCACAACAAGTACATGGTGACGGAGCGCACCGCGTATGTGGGCACGTCCAACTGGTACGGCGACTACTTCGTGGACACGACGGGCGCGGCGCTGGTGTGCGGGCGCAGCGCGCTGCACGACCGCCTGCGCGCCGTGTTCGAGCGCGACTGGGCCTCGCCCTATGCCGTGCCGCTGCGTGCCTTATAG
- the LOC126772339 gene encoding 5'-3' exonuclease PLD3-like isoform X3 has protein sequence MVILISPFKGIRDKIRTVLESGSVGNASSSDEELEQWEQIFMMRDENGNSYNDKKKRSIWCRPSCIPVSIVIVLIVLVVLVPLLDQPNIAHVLPTIAHVDLHCSDECRLSLVESIPEGHMYPPNATHMPTKNAWLDLIDEAQKSIEIASFYWTLRFNEEYPYNSSIEGEQVFQALLAAGTKRNIDLKIAQNWPTKANPNIDTEYLVKKKAAQVRSLNFSKLLGGGVLHTKFWIVDRQHFYIGSANMDWRSLTQVKELGILAYNCSCLATDLGKIFDVYWSLGAADAVVPDSWPSELSTDINMQHQINISDGNSTFGAYITSSPPPLSPTGRTNDDDAIVDIIHSAEEFIYIAVMDYGPALEYAPKLKFWPKIDDAIRRAALEARVRVRMLISWWRHSQPAEDHFLASLAALANAYPRVDIQVRRFIVPSTPAQDKIPMARVNHNKYMVTERTAYVGTSNWYGDYFVDTTGAALVCGRSALHDRLRAVFERDWASPYAVPLRAL, from the exons atGGTGATATTAATTTCACCCTTTAAGGGTATAAGAGATAAAATAAga acTGTGCTAGAATCAGGGAGTGTGGGGAACGCGTCGTCATCTGATGAGGAGTTGGAGCAGTGGGAGCAGATATTCATGATGAGAGATGAAAATGGAAATAGTTACAATGATAA aAAGAAGCGAAGTATATGGTGCAGACCGTCATGCATCCCAGTGTCGATAGTCATAGTTTTAATAGTGCTAGTTGTACTGGTCCCACTGCTTGATCAGCCAAACATTGCACATGTATTGCCGACCATTGCTCATGTTGATTTGCATTGCTCAGATGAATGTAG GTTATCTTTAGTGGAGAGTATACCAGAAGGTCACATGTATCCTCCAAACGCAACTCATATGCCAACTAAAAACGCTTGGTTAGATTTGATAGATGAAGCTCAAAAATCAATAGAAATTGCCTCTTTCTATTGGACCCTTAGGTTTAATGAAGAGTATCCCTATAATTCTTCTATAGag GGTGAACAAGTTTTCCAAGCATTACTTGCGGCTGGTACGAAGagaaatatagatttaaaaattgcTCAAAACTGGCCCACAAAGGCAAATCCTAATATAGATACTGAATACTTAGTTAAGAAAAAGGCAGCACAG GTGAGGAGCCTGAACTTCTCTAAGCTGCTGGGCGGTGGGGTGCTGCACACCAAGTTTTGGATCGTGGACCGACAGCACTTCTACATCGGCAGCGCCAACATGGACTGGAGGTCGCTCACACAG GTGAAGGAGTTAGGCATTTTAGCATACAACTGCTCCTGTCTGGCGACCGACTTGGGGAAGATATTTGAT GTGTATTGGAGCCTGGGCGCGGCGGACGCAGTCGTACCGGACAGCTGGCCATCCGAGCTCAGCACAGACATCAACATGCAGCACCAAATCAACATATCTGATGGGAACAGTACTTTTGGAGCGTACATAAct AGTTCACCGCCGCCCTTAAGTCCCACCGGTCGAACCAACGACGACGATGCAATCGTTGACATCATTCACTCAGCCGAGGAGTTCATCTACATCGCCGTAATGGACTACGGACCGGCACTGGAGTATGCGCCCAAACTTAA aTTTTGGCCCAAAATCGACGACGCGATACGTCGCGCGGCGCTGGAGGCgcgcgtgcgcgtgcgcatGCTGATCAGTTGGTGGCGACACTCGCAGCCCGCGGAGGACCACTTCCTCGCCTCGCTGGCCGCGCTCGCCAACGCCTACCCGCGCGTCGACATTCAGGTG CGCCGTTTCATCGTGCCGTCGACGCCGGCGCAGGACAAGATCCCGATGGCGCGCGTCAACCACAACAAGTACATGGTGACGGAGCGCACCGCGTATGTGGGCACGTCCAACTGGTACGGCGACTACTTCGTGGACACGACGGGCGCGGCGCTGGTGTGCGGGCGCAGCGCGCTGCACGACCGCCTGCGCGCCGTGTTCGAGCGCGACTGGGCCTCGCCCTATGCCGTGCCGCTGCGTGCCTTATAG
- the LOC126772339 gene encoding 5'-3' exonuclease PLD3-like isoform X5 has product MMRDENGNSYNDKRKKRSIWCRPSCIPVSIVIVLIVLVVLVPLLDQPNIAHVLPTIAHVDLHCSDECRLSLVESIPEGHMYPPNATHMPTKNAWLDLIDEAQKSIEIASFYWTLRFNEEYPYNSSIEGEQVFQALLAAGTKRNIDLKIAQNWPTKANPNIDTEYLVKKKAAQVRSLNFSKLLGGGVLHTKFWIVDRQHFYIGSANMDWRSLTQVKELGILAYNCSCLATDLGKIFDVYWSLGAADAVVPDSWPSELSTDINMQHQINISDGNSTFGAYITSSPPPLSPTGRTNDDDAIVDIIHSAEEFIYIAVMDYGPALEYAPKLKFWPKIDDAIRRAALEARVRVRMLISWWRHSQPAEDHFLASLAALANAYPRVDIQVRRFIVPSTPAQDKIPMARVNHNKYMVTERTAYVGTSNWYGDYFVDTTGAALVCGRSALHDRLRAVFERDWASPYAVPLRAL; this is encoded by the exons ATGATGAGAGATGAAAATGGAAATAGTTACAATGATAA aagaAAGAAGCGAAGTATATGGTGCAGACCGTCATGCATCCCAGTGTCGATAGTCATAGTTTTAATAGTGCTAGTTGTACTGGTCCCACTGCTTGATCAGCCAAACATTGCACATGTATTGCCGACCATTGCTCATGTTGATTTGCATTGCTCAGATGAATGTAG GTTATCTTTAGTGGAGAGTATACCAGAAGGTCACATGTATCCTCCAAACGCAACTCATATGCCAACTAAAAACGCTTGGTTAGATTTGATAGATGAAGCTCAAAAATCAATAGAAATTGCCTCTTTCTATTGGACCCTTAGGTTTAATGAAGAGTATCCCTATAATTCTTCTATAGag GGTGAACAAGTTTTCCAAGCATTACTTGCGGCTGGTACGAAGagaaatatagatttaaaaattgcTCAAAACTGGCCCACAAAGGCAAATCCTAATATAGATACTGAATACTTAGTTAAGAAAAAGGCAGCACAG GTGAGGAGCCTGAACTTCTCTAAGCTGCTGGGCGGTGGGGTGCTGCACACCAAGTTTTGGATCGTGGACCGACAGCACTTCTACATCGGCAGCGCCAACATGGACTGGAGGTCGCTCACACAG GTGAAGGAGTTAGGCATTTTAGCATACAACTGCTCCTGTCTGGCGACCGACTTGGGGAAGATATTTGAT GTGTATTGGAGCCTGGGCGCGGCGGACGCAGTCGTACCGGACAGCTGGCCATCCGAGCTCAGCACAGACATCAACATGCAGCACCAAATCAACATATCTGATGGGAACAGTACTTTTGGAGCGTACATAAct AGTTCACCGCCGCCCTTAAGTCCCACCGGTCGAACCAACGACGACGATGCAATCGTTGACATCATTCACTCAGCCGAGGAGTTCATCTACATCGCCGTAATGGACTACGGACCGGCACTGGAGTATGCGCCCAAACTTAA aTTTTGGCCCAAAATCGACGACGCGATACGTCGCGCGGCGCTGGAGGCgcgcgtgcgcgtgcgcatGCTGATCAGTTGGTGGCGACACTCGCAGCCCGCGGAGGACCACTTCCTCGCCTCGCTGGCCGCGCTCGCCAACGCCTACCCGCGCGTCGACATTCAGGTG CGCCGTTTCATCGTGCCGTCGACGCCGGCGCAGGACAAGATCCCGATGGCGCGCGTCAACCACAACAAGTACATGGTGACGGAGCGCACCGCGTATGTGGGCACGTCCAACTGGTACGGCGACTACTTCGTGGACACGACGGGCGCGGCGCTGGTGTGCGGGCGCAGCGCGCTGCACGACCGCCTGCGCGCCGTGTTCGAGCGCGACTGGGCCTCGCCCTATGCCGTGCCGCTGCGTGCCTTATAG